The following are encoded together in the Zingiber officinale cultivar Zhangliang chromosome 8A, Zo_v1.1, whole genome shotgun sequence genome:
- the LOC122008296 gene encoding probable leucine-rich repeat receptor-like protein kinase At1g68400, which translates to MGEKKKKKLFFSLHLPQTALLLLLFVLKMSSLAVSSSSSSSSSGNLEADRIALLELKAACDSFGRLASWNSSDPSPCASWHGVTCVGGRVTRLVLEGLSLAGPACLPAVTRLDQLRVLSLKSNRLASPIPDLAPLSALKLLFLSHNQLYGPIPPSISSLVRLYRLDLASNNLTGSIPNSLARLGRLLTLRLDRNRLSGSIPGLVLPRLQDLNLSSNLLSGAMPPSFSAFPAAAFAGNTALCGKPFFPCRPTAGAVDTVPPAAVASAPHAKPEFVNPGQTAGGDNRQGMKMNRVVVVTIVVGDFIVLILVCGLLFCYFWRKFARRAPLSLREGEKIVYSSPYASSHVSTAGTTTGGGFQRGKMIFFEGTKQFLLEDLLRSSAEILGKGGYGTAYRAVLDDGTVVAVKRLRETHKRDLESQLEILGQLRHPNLVSLKAYYYARDEKLLVYEYMPNGNLFFLLHGNRGPGRMPLDWASRVRIAVGTARGLAFLHQGTTRSPKLAHGNIKSTNILLDNAGNARLCDAGLSSLGPASAACLTGGYRAPEAPVDRRRSWASQRADVYAFGVVLLELLTGKPAVVVGDGVVEGADLPGWVRSVVREEWTSEVFDLELMRYKGIEGEMVAMLQIAVSCTVVAADQRPKMCSVVNMLEEIRGGGGGGVFSQSRHLASDSVSASASDAT; encoded by the exons AtgggggagaagaagaagaagaagttgtttTTCTCTCTGCATTTACCTCAAACAGCTCTGCTATTGCTGCTGTTTGTTCTCAAAATGTCGTCTTTGGCGGTCTCgtcttcttcatcatcttcttcttcgggtAATTTGGAAGCAGACCGGATCGCACTGTTGGAGTTGAAGGCGGCGTGCGACTCCTTCGGGAGGTTGGCGAGCTGGAACTCCTCTGACCCGTCTCCGTGCGCGTCGTGGCACGGGGTCACCTGCGTCGGCGGCCGCGTCACCCGCCTCGTCCTCGAGGGCCTCTCTCTCGCCGGCCCGGCCTGCCTCCCTGCCGTCACCCGTCTCGACCAGCTCCGCGTCCTCAGTCTCAAGTCGAACCGCCTCGCCTCCCCCATCCCTGACCTCGCCCCGCTTTCCGCACTGAAACTCCTCTTCCTCTCCCACAACCAGCTCTACGGTCCGATCCCGCCGTCGATCTCCTCACTTGTTCGCCTCTACCGCCTCGACCTCGCCTCCAACAACCTCACTGGTTCGATCCCCAACTCGCTGGCCCGGCTTGGCCGCCTCCTCACTCTCCGGCTCGACCGGAACCGGCTATCCGGTTCCATTCCCGGCCTCGTCCTCCCTCGCCTCCAGGATCTTAACCTCTCTTCGAACCTTCTCTCTGGCGCTATGCCCCCCTCGTTTTCGGCTTTCCCCGCTGCCGCTTTCGCGGGGAACACTGCACTCTGCGGTAAGCCCTTCTTTCCTTGCCGCCCCACCGCCGGTGCGGTGGACACCGTCCCACCGGCCGCCGTGGCGTCTGCTCCCCATGCCAAACCTGAGTTCGTAAATCCAGGCCAAACCGCGGGCGGCGATAATCGCCAGGGGATGAAGATGAATCGAGTGGTGGTGGTCACCATCGTCGTGGGCGACTTCATCGTGCTCATCCTTGTCTGCGGCCTCCTCTTCTGCTACTTCTGGCGCAAGTTCGCCCGAAGAGCGCCCCTCAGCCTTCGCGAGGGGGAAAAGATAGTCTACTCCAGTCCCTACGCGTCATCCCACGTCAGCACCGCCGGTACCACCACCGGTGGCGGATTCCAGAGGGGGAAAATGATTTTTTTCGAAGGAACGAAGCAGTTCTTGCTGGAAGATCTCTTACGGTCCTCGGCGGAGATACTGGGGAAGGGAGGATATGGGACGGCCTACAGGGCGGTGCTCGACGACGGCACCGTCGTCGCGGTGAAGCGTCTCCGTGAAACCCACAAGCGCGATTTGGAGAGCCAGTTGGAGATCCTCGGCCAATTGCGGCATCCGAATCTTGTTTCCCTCAAAGCTTACTACTATGCTCGCGACGAGAAGCTCCTCGTCTACGAGTACATGCCCAATGGcaatcttttctttcttctccacG GCAACCGAGGGCCGGGCAGGATGCCGCTGGATTGGGCGTCGAGAGTGCGGATTGCAGTAGGGACGGCGAGGGGATTAGCGTTCCTTCACCAGGGGACGACTCGGTCGCCTAAATTGGCCCACGGCAACATCAAGTCCACCAACATTCTCCTCGACAATGCTGGCAACGCGCGGCTTTGTGACGCCGGACTGTCGTCGTTGGGTCCAGCATCGGCGGCTTGCCTCACCGGCGGGTACCGGGCCCCCGAGGCGCCGGTCGACAGGCGGCGCTCGTGGGCGTCGCAGCGAGCGGACGTGTATGCTTTTGGGGTGGTGCTGCTGGAGTTGCTGACGGGGAAGCCGGCGGTGGTGGTCGGCGACGGAGTCGTGGAGGGCGCTGATCTGCCGGGGTGGGTTCGGTCGGTGGTACGAGAGGAGTGGACGTCGGAGGTGTTCGACCTGGAGCTGATGCGGTACAAGGGAATCGAGGGGGAGATGGTGGCGATGCTGCAGATTGCGGTTAGCTGCACGGTGGTGGCGGCGGACCAACGACCCAAGATGTGCAGCGTCGTGAATATGCTCGAAGAAAttcgcggcggcggcggcggaggcgtCTTCTCGCAATCCCGCCACTTGGCATCGGATTCCgtctccgcctccgcctccgacGCCACTTGA